The genomic segment TCGCCACCGACGATCGTGGTGAGCTGACGAGCCAGCGCGACCGCGTTGCCGCCGCTGACCGGGGCGTCGAGCACGTCGACCTGATGGGATGCGGCGAGTTGGGCCAGGTGCCGGGCCTCCGCCGGAAGTCCGGTGCTGTGGTTGACCAGGATGCTCCCCGGTTTCATCGCCGCCAGGAGGCCGCCGTCGCCGGCAAGGGCGAGGACATCCGAGTCCTCGGGCACGCAGAGCGCAACGATGTCGCTGGCGGCGGCCATCTCCTCCACGGTCGCGTGGCGGATGAACTCCCGTTCGCCCAAGGCTGCATACGAGGATTCGTGCCTGGCCCAGACGTGGAGCGGGAATCCCCCGTCGATGATCGCCTGAGCGATCGGAGCGCCCTGGTCGCCGAGTCCTACGAACCCGATCGCAGGGAGGGTTGATGCGTCGGTCATTTTCGTCCATTCCTTTCGTTGTGTTGCGGGCAGATCGGGTGTGTGCCGCTACCAGGCCAACGGGCCGGTGGCTTCGTGGAAGGTGCCGGTCGGACCGTCCTTGCCGATGGTGGCGAGCTGCACGATGGCCTCGGCGCCTTCGGCGATGGTCTGCCCGGCAGTGTTGCCGGTGAGGTCGCTGGAGGTGAATCCCGGGTCGGCCACATTGATCTTGATCTCGGGCAGAGCCTTGGCGTACTCGACGGTGAGCATCGATACGGCGGCCTTCGATGCCGAGTAGGAGATCGTCGGGTAGTGCGACTCGCCGCGCTCGGGGTTGGTGACGGCCCAGAACGAGCCGAGCCCACTCGAGACGTTGACGACCACCGGATTGTCGGATGACCGGAGCAGAGGCAGGAACGCCTGGATCGTTCGCACGACACTGATGGCATTGGTGTCGAACTCGGCGAGAGCGGTCGCGCCGGTGAGGCCCTCGACTCCGATCCGGCCGTCCCAGATGCCGGCGTTGTTGACGAGCACATCGAGGCGCCCGGCCTGGTCTCGGATGGTCTGCGCAGCGGCGGCGACCGACTCGTCGTCGGTCACGTCGATCTGCACGAATTTCGCCCCCAGTTCCTCGGCGGCAGCTGCTCCCCGGGTCTGGTCGCGGGCACCGACATACACGGTGTGCCCGACCTCGATCAGGCGGCGAGCGGTTTCTCGGCCGAGGCCCTTGTTGGCTCCGGTGATGAGCGTGACGGTCATGATCTTTTCCCTTGTTCGTTTGCCATAGGGCCTTCGAACAACGATCACCGTCCGTGGCGGTCGACGGATCCGTCGAATGACTCGGCCGCTACCCGATCTACGGGGCAACGCTGAACCGGCGAAGACCGAGTCACGGGGCCGCGGCGCTGCCCGAGCTAGGCCGAAGCCCGCCGGATGAGGCGGGTCGGGATGAGGGTGCTGCGCGGCACCTCGTCGCCCGCGATCAGCCGCACCAGCAGGTCGGCCATCGTCGCGCCGAGGTCGGCGGAGGGCTGGTGGATCGTGGTGAGCGGCGGCGTGAGCGTCGAGGCGAAGGTGTCATCGTCGTAGCCCACGACCGCGACATCTTCCGGCACCGACAGCCCATGGGCGTGCAGCACTTGGATCGCACCGGCCGCCATCTGGTCGTTCGCCACGAACA from the Herbiconiux aconitum genome contains:
- a CDS encoding SDR family NAD(P)-dependent oxidoreductase, which translates into the protein MTVTLITGANKGLGRETARRLIEVGHTVYVGARDQTRGAAAAEELGAKFVQIDVTDDESVAAAAQTIRDQAGRLDVLVNNAGIWDGRIGVEGLTGATALAEFDTNAISVVRTIQAFLPLLRSSDNPVVVNVSSGLGSFWAVTNPERGESHYPTISYSASKAAVSMLTVEYAKALPEIKINVADPGFTSSDLTGNTAGQTIAEGAEAIVQLATIGKDGPTGTFHEATGPLAW
- a CDS encoding NAD(P)-dependent oxidoreductase, with product MTDASTLPAIGFVGLGDQGAPIAQAIIDGGFPLHVWARHESSYAALGEREFIRHATVEEMAAASDIVALCVPEDSDVLALAGDGGLLAAMKPGSILVNHSTGLPAEARHLAQLAASHQVDVLDAPVSGGNAVALARQLTTIVGGDDAAVARATPVFDTFSKSVIHAGPVGSGQYGKLFNNALMMMNHKNVIDVMALASALDLPTDGMLEVLRTGSASSFALQAIGPSITLANVDHLVPLERIDMGLFATATEALGDDRSPVVERALAGANGLPGLTALVLTK